One Drechmeria coniospora strain ARSEF 6962 chromosome 01, whole genome shotgun sequence genomic region harbors:
- a CDS encoding proteasome component ECM29, which yields MADPTPEQRELRLVESVEFKILGVANNEVKLHELLQRYLAPVILKAASEHASVRARVIQILARLKTFIQPPEIILPVKALLQQYKSNDSPVIKQLDLSFIQHSLDRLDVEDRRELIPNALSGIARDQGQPRASTMLNIVLRLLLDMRIPPRGSKEDDSFRASIGLSNDDDAKYLANLVGIFLRLRAPVGSQSLASANAALEPDELALFPTENPDTEKVFKRLSELKAKLVTFLASGAFTDEEKFLPAVFAASGFDNRVASSAEEIIKRTSISMEDESLVKRLFRSHSILPVPYRTRILNILSKSTLSTSMADDIMAVVALDFMPQRSDGSTDATLQPSSVLERTKLHKALFQYLSWVARVGPSKPGFASGPPLIRSMRSYLETQGWPRPQQTSHDDINLRCRAYETIGTLARSAELPVKDSLDLAAWLFRSLSEDTTNDAVVNIDGALSSLTAVIPPGVGRDEAMLTTMLLTYMSLPDEAPAVRSTRHAVVKWANQCLPFCDIHGRWIDVLAVAGRPNERNDVVEQGHKGLDPWTYLAHSEAAPDLPDWKEMTITFFDSLIGASQNSGRQHAGASPSLTDKAVFQNFLPGRILAFPVALRYCKHVMLLSALGDFDIQPDWMHTLDAHVRTDVVARDRIREYLRTVDSGYVVFYLKSCLEGMFLEDSPVVEECIRCFVDVASLSPGGPLGYLIDSGSNLLKLIKSNSKEIRRLAARALGILAAHPANSSRSVESWSKTLCSMFANAEQLVGSEANAAEGALLALGYLTSRSRYYDRESVLDPEYPLLYLVGDEVSSSLYTSALESFSQLWSAGLAVPTSSSHPSVDTIITKLSAEAKKGNDKAITAMGQLAVGLEDVVLDDDAMVEDLLSRDVVGSILKELFALHEIKQVETQFTVGEALTAVVARWDSNAVKLMMDVEARGSPFRAGARDNLVEAVLEKLIRDCKSTKPSLLKASGIWLFCIVQYCSHLPQVQCRLREIQAAFMRLLSARDELVQETASRGLSLVYERGDSELKSALVKDLVSAFTGSGTQLKVDAETELFEPGALPTGEGSSVTSYKDIVNLANEVGDQRLVYKFMSLAANAATWSTRSAFGRFGLSNILSDSEVDPKLYPKLYRYRFDPNTNVQRSMDDIWKSLVKDPNATLDKHFGSIMEDLLESILSKEWRAREASCGAISDLIQGRPFSQYERYYRDVWNAALKVLDDVKGSAREAALRLCMALSKGLVRQLEEGNHAAAAKAMMKEALPFLLSDKGVESSVQDVQVFATLTVLKIAKHGGKALRPFIPGMVPQLLVLLSAIEPQQVNYHYQRVGEESRDQIDKLRSQMVNQSPISEAIENCLRFVDADTMAELAPGLETTMKTAIGMPTKLGCGRVLTTLATRHAKDLEPFAGRFLQLLEKQTLDKNDEVSQGYARASAYMMRAAPDTSRVRFCHRSIDTYFQSEDESRRQKVADVIVSLAKVSPDHFTAQETALLPFSYLGAHDCDEYASKVFQEVWNQHAGSNRTVQRYVPEIVALVERCLDTAQWSLRHTGAFTVAVMVSDVAKASDATGAIGEASLKAIWPVLDKTLALKTFPGKEKLLDSYPSFVERGQALWKKDGQVAARLKAIALREAKRNNDEYRVHAFRCLWRFAKARDDLAMLQEIADITTPYLDEYVDENKMDVDSKGGTKEEMAFATAKNAFEAIARGYPSAGTADFRTVLRDVVKLLAPYLSLAKFQMIKRQVWYEAACDLMTEAASRTPLEAAAPPQFDGDGVLAAILRSLDLDHSDAGTEGQRLARTRAVSATLKARGVFGKRSLPIGLESIIETAMREERALDVQKAWKDVLDELKGQLGEDATA from the exons atggccgaccCTACACCGGAGCAGCGTGAGCTACGCCTGGTCGAAAGCGTCGAGTTCAAAATCCTCGGTGTTGCAAACAATGAAGTCAAGCTCCATGAGCTACTTCAGCGCTATCTGGCCCCTGTCATCTTGAAAGCAGCGAGCGAGCATGCATCGGTGAGGGCGAGG GTGATACAAATCTTGGCCAGGTTAAAGACCTTTATTCAGCCACCCGA AATCATCCTACCAGTCAAGGCATTGTTGCAGCAGTACAAGTCCAACGACTCTCCCGTCATCAAGCAGCTCGATCTATCCTTCATCCAGCACAGTCTCGATAGGCTAGACGTGGAGGATAGGAGGGAACTCATCCCCAATGCTCTGTCTGGAATCGCCCGCGACCAGGGCCAGCCTAGAGCGAGCACCATGCTGAACATTGTTCTCCGCTTGCTTCTCGACATGAGGATACCTCCTCGAGGGAGCAAGGAAGACGATTCGTTTAGAGCCTCGATTGGCCTGTCAAATGACGATGACGCGAAATACCTCGCCAATCTCGTCGGCATTTTTCTGCGTTTGCGCGCACCAGTTGGTTCGCAGTCCCTCGCGAGCGCAAACGCGGCcctcgagcccgacgagCTGGCTCTCTTTCCAACCGAGAATCCCGACACGGAAAAGGTCTTCAAGAGGCTGTCGGAGCTCAAGGCAAAGCTCGTGACGTTCTTGGCGAGCGGAGCATTCACGGACGAAGAAAAGTTCCTCCCCGCTGTTTTTGCCGCATCGGGCTTCGACAACCGTGTtgcctcgtccgccgaggAGATCATCAAGAGAACATCCATCTCCATGGAGGACGAGTCTCTCGTCAAGCGCCTGTTTCGCTCGCACTCTATCCTACCGGTTCCCTACAGGACCCGAATCCTCAACATTCTGTCGAAATCGACACTGTCGACttccatggccgacgacatcaTGGCTGTCGTTGCCCTCGATTTCATGCCTCAGCGGTCGGATGGTTCGACCGATGCCACTCTCCAGCCGTCGAGCGTTCTGGAACGAACGAAACTGCACAAAGCCTTGTTCCAGTACCTGTCCTGGGTGGCACGAGTTGGTCCCTCGAAGCCTGGATTCGCCAGCGGACCTCCCCTGATCCGTAGCATGCGCTCCTACCTCGAGACGCAGGGCTGGCCCCGTCCACAGCAGACATCGCATGATGACATCAACCTGCGATGCCGCGCGTACGAAACCATCGGAACTCTCGCCAGAAGCGCCGAGCTGCCGGTCAAGGACTCGCTCGATCTCGCCGCATGGCTGTTCCGGTCCCTGTCGGAAGACACGAccaacgacgccgtcgtcaacatcgacggcgccctctcCAGCCTGACGGCAGTCATTCCTCCAGGCGTGGGACGAGACGAAGCGATGCTGACAACCATGTTGCTGACGTACATGTCACTCCCCGACGAAGCTCCGGCCGTTCGCAGCACACGCCACGCAGTCGTCAAGTGGGCAAATCAGTGCCTGCCATTCTGCGACATTCACGGCAGGTGGATAGatgtccttgccgtcgccggtcgGCCGAACGAGCGGAATGATGTTGTCGAACAAGGCCACAAGGGCCTGGACCCGTGGACGTACTTGGCCCACAGCGAGGCGGCCCCTGACCTGCCCGACTGGAAGGAAATGACGATAACCTTTTTCGACTCGCTCATCGGCGCTTCTCAGAACTCGGGTCGTCAGCACGCCGGCGCTTCGCCCTCGCTTACGGATAAGGCCGTCTTTCAGAACTTTCTGCCCGGACGCATCCTAGCCTTTCCGGTTGCCCTCCGGTACTGCAAGCACGTAATGCTGCTGTCGGCGCTCGGCGATTTTGACATCCAGCCGGACTGGATGCATACACTGGACGCCCACGTCAGGACGGATGTAGTCGCCCGAGATCGCATCAGGGAATATCTTCGGACGGTCGACAGCGGATACGTCGTCTTTTACCTAAAATCGTGCCTCGAGGGCATGTTTTTGGAAGATTctcccgtcgtcgaagaATGCATCCGCTGCtttgtcgacgtcgcctcGCTGAGCCCCGGCGGGCCCCTCGGCTACCTGATCGACTCCGGTTCCAACCTGCTCAAGCTGATCAAATCCAACAGCAAGGAGATTCGAAGACTGGCGGCCAGGGCGCTCGGCATACTCGCTGCTCACCCGGCGAACAGCTCCCGCAGCGTGGAGAGCTGGAGCAAGACATTGTGTTCCATGTTCGCCAACGCTGAGCAGCTGGTTGGGTCGGAAGCGAATGCCGCCGAAGGCGCGTTGCTGGCACTCGGCTACCTCACTTCTCGGTCCAGGTACTATGATCGCGAATCGGTCCTCGATCCCGAATACCCTCTGCTGTATCTAGTCGGGGACGaggtctcgtcgtcgttgtaTACATCCGCCTTGGAATCATTCTCCCAGCTCTGGTCAGCGGGGCTCGCCGTGCCCACATCGAGCAGTCATCCATCCGTGGACACGATCATCACGAAGCTGTCTGCGGAAGCGAAGAAGGGAAATGACAAGGCCATCACTGCCATGGGCCAACTTGCCGTTGGCTTGGAGGATGTtgtcctcgacgatgacgccatGGTTGAAGATTTGCTATCCCGTGACGTCGTCGGTTCGATACTAAAAGAGCTGTTTGCCTTGCACGAAATCAAGCAAGTGGAGACTCAGTTTACGGTTGGCGAGGCCCTCactgccgtcgtcgcacgCTGGGACTCCAATGCCGTCAAGTTGATGATGGACGTCGAGGCTCGCGGCTCGCCATTCCGTGCGGGTGCGAGAGACaatctcgtcgaggctgtTCTTGAGAAGCTCATTCGCGATTGCAAATCCACGAAACCGTCCCTTCTCAAGGCGTCCGGCATCTGGCTCTTTTGCATCGTCCAGTACTGCTCGCATCTGCCTCAGGTGCAGTGCCGGCTGCGCGAAATCCAGGCCGCGTTCATGCGACTGCTCAGCGCGAGAGATGAGCTTGTTCAGGAGACGGCGTCGCGTGGTCTATCTCTCGTGTACGAGCGAGGCGACTCGGAACTCAAGTCCGCTCTCGTCAAGGATCTGGTGTCGGCGTTTACGGGCTCGGGAACCCAGCTCAAGGTGGACGCGGAGACGGAGCTGTTCGAGCCGGGAGCGCTTCCCACGGGCGAGGGCAGCTCGGTAACGTCATACAAGGACATTGTCAACTTGGCAAACGAGGTTGGCGACCAGAGATTGGTCTACAAGTTCATGTCGCTCGCGGCCAACGCGGCCACTTGGTCCACGAGGTCGGCGTTTGGCCGGTTCGGGCTCAGCAACATCCTGTCCGATTCGGAGGTTGATCCGAAGCTTTACCCAAAGCTGTACCGTTACCGCTTCGACCCAAATACCAATGTTCAGCGATCCATGGACGACATCTGGAAGTCGCTCGTCAAGGATCCGAACGCGACGCTGGATAAGCACTTTGGCTCCATCATGGAGGATCTGCTGGAGAGCATCCTGAGCAAGGAGTGGCGCGCACGGGAAGCGAGCTGCGGTGCCATCTCGGATCTCATCCAGGGCCGGCCTTTCTCGCAATACGAAAGGTACTATCGAGATGTGTGGAACGCGGCCCTCAaggtgctcgacgacgtgaAAGGAAGTGCCAGGGAGGCCGCGTTGAGGCTCTGCATGGCCTTGTCCAAGGGTCTCGTTCGACAGCTGGAAGAGGGAAACCACGCGGCAgcggccaaggcgatgaTGAAGGAGGCGCTTCCCTTTCTCCTCTCCGACAAGGGCGTGGAGAGTTCGGTCCAGGACGTGCAGGTGTTTGCCACCTTGACGGTGCTGAAGATTGCCAAgcacggcggcaaggcgtTGCGACCCTTCATCCCCGGCATGGTGCCTCAGCTTTTGGTCTTGCTCAGCGCAATCGAGCCTCAACAGGTCAACTACCACTACCAGAGAGTCGGGGAAGAGAGCCGCGATCAGATCGACAAGTTGCGCTCTCAGATGGTCAATCAGTCTCCCATCTCGGAAGCGATCGAGAACTGCCTGCGgttcgtcgatgccgatACCATGGCCGAGCTTGCGCCGGGTCtggagacgacgatgaagacggcGATCGGAATGCCCACCAAGCTTGGCTGCGGCCGTGTGCTCACGACACTCGCCACACGCCATGCCAAAGACCTGGAGCCGTTTGCGGGTCGCTTCCTGCAGTTGCTGGAGAAGCAGACGCTGGACAAGAACGACGAAGTCAGCCAGGGCTACGCCCGCGCGTCCGCCTACATGATGCGAGCGGCTCCCGACACGTCGAGGGTGCGGTTCTGCCATCGGAGCATCGATACCTATTTCCAATCGGAAGATGAAAGTCGACGACAAAAAGTCGCCGACGTCATCGTCTCGCTGGCGAAGGTATCACCGGATCACTTCACCGCTCAGGAGACGGCGCTGCTGCCTTTCTCCTACCTCGGGGCTCACGATTGCGACGAATATGCGTCCAAGGTGTTTCAAGAAGTGTGGAACCAGCACGCCGGAAGCAACCGCACGGTCCAACGCTACGTGCCCGAGAttgtcgccctcgtcgagcggtGCCTGGACACGGCGCAGTGGTCTCTACGGCACACGGGCGCCTTtaccgtcgccgtcatggtctCGGACGTGGCCAAGGCCAGCGATGCCACGGGCGCCATCGGAGAGGCAAGCTTGAAGGCCATATGGCCCGTGTTGGACAAGACGCTCGCGTTGAAAACGTTTCCGGGGAAGGAGAAGCTGCTCGACTCTTATCCCAGCTTCGTCGAGCGTGGCCAGGCGCTGTGGAAGAAGGACGGTCAGGTCGCGGCGCGGCTGAAGGCGATTGCCCTGCGCGAAGCGAAGCGAAACAATGACGAGTACCGCGTGCACGCATTCCGCTGCCTCTGGAGGTTCGCCAAGGCAAGGGACGACCTCGCCATGCTGCAGGAGATTGCCGACATCACGACGCCGTACCTGGACGAGTACGTGGACGAGAACAAGATGGACGTGGACTCCAAGGGGGGCACCAAGGAAGAGATGGCGTTTGCGACGGCGAAAAACGCattcgaggccatcgcccgCGGGTACCCCAGTGCCGGGACAGCAGACTTTAGAACGGTGCTCCGAGACGTCGTCAAGCTCCTGGCGCCGTACCTGTCGCTGGCCAAGTTCCAGATGATCAAGCGACAGGTTTGGTACGAGGCTGCGTGCGACCTGATGACCGAGGCAGCTTCCAGGAcgccgctcgaggccgccgctcCGCCGCAGTTTGACGGGGACGGCGTGCTGGCCGCCATTCTCCGGAgtctcgacctcgaccaCTCGGATGCGGGCACGGAAGGGCAACGGTTGGCGAGAACCAGGGCGGTGTCGGCGACGTTGAAGGCGCGAGGCGTGTTTGGGAAACGCAGCCTCCCGATTGGGCTGGAGAGCATCATCGAAACGGCGATGCGGGAAGAGAGGGCTTTGGACGTGCAGAAGGCATGGAAGGACGTGCTGGACGAGTTGAAAGGCCAGCTGGGCGAAGACGCGACTGCGTAG
- a CDS encoding hypothetical protein (related to polyadenylate-binding protein) translates to MSFPNGTPPAPDMSAVPPPPGSAGDQAKTTLWMGELEPWMDENFIKGVFLSSAGETVNVKVIRDKNSGNAGYCFVEFNSPDAANKALGLNGTPVPNSSRQFKLNWASGGGLVDRRDDRGPEYSIFVGDLGPEVNEYVLVTLFQARFPSCKSAKIMTDAMSGQSRGYGFVRFSDENDQQRALVEMQGVYCGNRPMRISTATPKNRGNQGFGGHGGPPNGGGPMMGGGMPQQQMWGGGMQAGFPYGGYNPATQMNQFTDPNNTTVFVGGLSGYVTEDELRSFFQGFGEITYVKIPPGKGCGFVQFVHRHAAEMAINQMQGYPIGNSRVRLSWGRSQNNSGVGTPYRPAPPPPHYMSMPGPGGPGPYGPQHFGGPAPGLQGPPGPGPNGPPQ, encoded by the exons ATGTCATTCCCCAACGGCACCCCCCCGGCTCCCGACATGTCGGCTgtcccgcccccgcccgGCTCTGCCGGAGACCAGGCAAAGACTACCCTCTG GATGGGAGAGCTCGAACCCTGGATGGACGAGAACTTCATCAAGGGTGTTTTCCTCTCCTCTGCTGGCGAGACCGTCAATGTTAAGGTCATTCGTGACAAGAACTCCGG CAACGCTGGGTACTGCTTCGTCGAGTTCAACTctcccgacgccgccaacaAGGCCCTCGGCTTGAACGGCACTCCCGTCCCCAACAGCTCCCGCCAGTTCAAGCTGAACTGGGCTTCTGGTGGTGGCCTCGTTGACCGACG CGACGATCGCGGCCCCGAGTACAGCATCTTCGTGGGCGACCTTGGTCCCGAGGTGAACGAGTATGTCTTGGTCACCCTCTTCCAGGCTCGCTTCCCGTCGTGCAAGTCGGCCAAGATCATGACGGACGCCATGTCCGGCCAAAGCCGAGGCTACGGCTTCGTCCGCTTCTCCGACGAGAACGATCAGCAGCGCGCCCTGGTCGAAATGCAGGGCGTTTACTGCGGCAACCGACCGATGAGGATCTCGACAGCCACGCCCAAGAATCG CGGCAACCAAGGATTCGGCGGACATGGCGGCCCTCCCAACGGTGGCGGTCCCAtgatgggcggcggcatgccTCAGCAGCAGATGTGGGGTGGTGGCATGCAAGCTGGCTTCCCCTACGGCGGTTACAATCCTGCGACGCAGATGAACCAGTTCACCGACCCCAACAACACGaccgtcttcgtcggcggcctgtcCGGCTACgtcaccgaggacgagctccgATCCTTCTTCCAGGGCTTCGGCGAGATCACCTACGTCAAGATTCCTCCCGGCAAGGGCTGCGGTTTCGTCCAGTTCGTCCACCGCCATGCCGCCGAGATGGCCATCAACCAGATGCAAGGATATCCCATTGGCAACTCGCGTGTCCGTCTGAGCTGGGGCCGCTCTCAGAACAACTCGGGTGTCGGCACCCCCTACCGCCCGGCGCCCCCTCCGCCTCACTACATGAGCATGCCCGGTCCCGGCGGTCCCGGTCCGTACGGTCCCCAGCACTTTGGCGGTCCCGCTCCTGGACTTCAGGGACCTCCTGGTCCTGGCCCGAACGGCCCTCCCCAG TGA